A genomic stretch from Acidobacteriota bacterium includes:
- the atpG gene encoding ATP synthase F1 subunit gamma, with protein sequence MPTLIDLRRRIQSVRNTEQITQAMKTVATARLRKAQRTVQEGRPFWHIFPELMDRLAYWASAGDHPLLLRRDEKKVEVIVITADKGLAGAYNSNLLAAADAFLAGKAATASVRLALIGKKAAGHYRKGPYPADRVFGDRTDRLTRDDLRGLAEDLMRAYAFQEIDAVYIVSNEFKSIVAPKIMTHRVLPITPQPGAEESAAWLPDWEPGSARLAAFVLPLYVESQIHHAFYESQAAEQAARMMAMDNATKNAEELIDDLVLQLNKIRQAGITKELLEIMTAVEALKQKE encoded by the coding sequence ATGCCGACCCTGATCGATCTCCGCCGGCGCATCCAGAGCGTCCGGAACACCGAGCAGATCACGCAGGCGATGAAGACCGTCGCGACGGCCCGGCTGCGCAAGGCCCAGAGGACCGTCCAGGAGGGCCGGCCGTTCTGGCACATCTTCCCGGAATTGATGGACCGGCTTGCCTACTGGGCCTCGGCCGGCGACCACCCCCTGCTCCTCCGCCGGGACGAGAAGAAGGTCGAGGTCATCGTCATCACCGCCGACAAGGGCCTGGCCGGGGCCTACAACTCCAACCTCCTGGCCGCGGCCGACGCGTTCCTGGCCGGCAAGGCCGCGACCGCGTCCGTCCGGCTCGCCCTCATCGGCAAGAAAGCGGCCGGCCACTACCGGAAGGGGCCTTACCCGGCGGACCGGGTCTTCGGCGACCGGACCGACCGCCTGACCCGCGACGACCTCCGCGGCCTGGCGGAGGACCTGATGCGGGCCTACGCCTTCCAGGAGATCGACGCCGTCTATATCGTCAGCAACGAGTTCAAGTCCATAGTGGCGCCCAAGATCATGACCCACCGGGTCCTGCCGATCACGCCCCAGCCCGGGGCCGAGGAGTCGGCGGCCTGGCTCCCCGACTGGGAGCCCGGCTCGGCGCGGCTGGCCGCGTTCGTCCTTCCGCTCTACGTCGAGAGCCAGATCCACCACGCCTTCTACGAGTCCCAGGCCGCCGAGCAGGCCGCCAGGATGATGGCCATGGACAACGCCACCAAGAACGCCGAGGAGCTCATCGACGACCTCGTCCTTCAGCTCAACAAGATCCGCCAGGCCGGCATCACCAAGGAGCTCCTGGAGATCATGACCGCCGTCGAAGCGCTCAAGCAGAAAGAGTAG
- the atpD gene encoding F0F1 ATP synthase subunit beta has translation MNQKDAKVGTVVQVIGPVVDVKFEGGALPEIYTAVRVTSEGFDVAEPISIIVEVEQHIGEDRVRCVAMNPTEGLSRGMKAESLGGPIEVPVGEGTLGRVMNVIGEPVDKMGPIVASKRYPIHRQPPSLQDQSTKLEMFETGIKVIDLIQPFLKGGKIGLFGGAGVGKTVIIQELIHNVALKHGGYSVFAGVGERTREGNDLWLDMKGSGVISKASLIYGQMTEPPGARLRVGLTALSVAEYFRDEMGQDILLFIDNIFRFTQAGSEVSALLGRMPSAVGYQPNLASELGELEERITSTKKGSITSVQAVYVPADDFTDPAPATTFAHLDATTNLSRALTDMGIYPAVDPLASFSRILDPAIVGEEHYQVARRVKEILQRYRDLQDTIAILGIEELSDEDKVIVARARKIQRFLSQPFHVAQEFTGRPGKYVPIEETIRGFKEIAEGLHDDKPEQAFYMVGGIEEVAKRAEELRAA, from the coding sequence ATGAATCAGAAAGACGCCAAGGTCGGGACCGTCGTCCAGGTCATCGGGCCTGTCGTCGACGTCAAGTTCGAGGGCGGCGCCCTGCCCGAGATCTACACCGCCGTGCGGGTGACGAGCGAGGGCTTCGACGTCGCGGAGCCGATCTCGATCATCGTCGAGGTCGAGCAGCACATCGGCGAGGACCGCGTCCGCTGCGTCGCCATGAACCCGACGGAGGGCCTGTCCCGCGGCATGAAGGCCGAGAGCCTGGGCGGCCCGATCGAGGTCCCGGTCGGCGAGGGCACGCTCGGCCGGGTCATGAACGTCATCGGCGAGCCGGTCGACAAGATGGGCCCCATCGTCGCCAGCAAGCGCTATCCCATCCACCGCCAGCCGCCGTCGCTCCAGGACCAGAGCACGAAGCTCGAGATGTTCGAGACCGGCATCAAGGTCATCGACCTCATCCAGCCCTTCCTCAAGGGCGGCAAGATCGGCCTGTTCGGGGGCGCCGGCGTCGGCAAGACGGTCATCATCCAGGAGCTCATCCACAACGTCGCCCTCAAGCATGGCGGCTACTCGGTCTTCGCCGGCGTCGGCGAGCGGACCCGCGAGGGCAACGACCTCTGGCTCGACATGAAGGGCTCTGGCGTCATCTCCAAGGCCTCGCTCATCTACGGCCAGATGACCGAGCCGCCGGGAGCCCGCCTCCGGGTCGGCCTGACGGCCCTGTCGGTGGCCGAGTACTTCCGCGACGAGATGGGCCAGGACATCCTGCTGTTCATCGACAACATCTTCCGCTTCACCCAGGCAGGCTCCGAGGTCTCGGCCCTGCTCGGCCGGATGCCCTCGGCCGTCGGCTACCAGCCCAACCTGGCCTCGGAGCTGGGCGAGCTCGAGGAGCGCATCACCTCGACGAAGAAGGGCTCGATCACGTCGGTGCAGGCCGTTTACGTCCCGGCCGACGATTTTACCGATCCGGCCCCGGCCACGACCTTCGCCCACCTCGACGCGACGACGAACCTGTCGCGGGCCCTGACCGACATGGGCATCTACCCGGCCGTCGACCCGCTGGCCTCGTTCTCGCGCATCCTGGACCCGGCCATCGTCGGCGAGGAGCACTACCAGGTGGCCCGCCGGGTCAAGGAGATCCTCCAGCGCTACCGCGACCTCCAGGACACGATCGCCATCCTGGGCATCGAGGAGCTGTCGGACGAGGACAAGGTCATCGTGGCCCGGGCCCGCAAGATCCAGCGCTTCCTGTCCCAGCCCTTCCACGTCGCTCAGGAGTTCACCGGGCGGCCCGGCAAGTACGTCCCGATCGAGGAGACCATCCGCGGCTTCAAGGAGATCGCCGAGGGCCTGCATGACGACAAGCCCGAGCAGGCCTTCTACATGGTCGGCGGCATCGAAGAGGTCGCCAAGCGAGCCGAGGAGCTGAGGGCGGCATGA
- a CDS encoding methyltransferase, with product MTAPAAPRPDAETLDAFYHGRIRILQARRGYRFAVDAPLLADFIRTEPGDEALELGAGNGVISLLLSVKPFRRIVAVEIQAGPAALARRNVELNGLGGRIEIVRADLRTFRPERAFDLIFSNPPYIRKSTGFLSASAEKSASKHEIHGDIGDILRKTAGWLAPGGRACFVYPEKRRADLLKAAGESGLEPRRLRFVHPREGEPANLFLIEMGRAGAAGAPTELMPPLVLFGPDGKYTAAAEAVFSGP from the coding sequence ATGACGGCTCCGGCGGCGCCGCGGCCTGACGCCGAGACCCTCGACGCCTTTTACCACGGGCGGATCCGCATCCTGCAGGCCAGGCGCGGCTACCGTTTCGCCGTCGATGCCCCGCTGCTGGCCGATTTCATCCGGACGGAGCCCGGCGACGAGGCGCTCGAGCTCGGCGCGGGCAACGGCGTCATCTCGCTCCTGCTGAGCGTCAAGCCCTTCCGGCGGATCGTCGCGGTCGAGATACAGGCGGGGCCGGCGGCGCTGGCCCGGCGCAACGTCGAGCTCAACGGCCTGGGCGGCCGGATCGAGATCGTGCGGGCCGACCTGCGGACGTTCCGGCCGGAGCGCGCCTTCGACCTGATCTTTTCCAACCCCCCGTACATCCGGAAGTCGACCGGCTTCCTGAGCGCCTCGGCCGAGAAGTCGGCGAGCAAGCACGAGATCCACGGCGACATCGGCGATATCCTGCGGAAGACGGCCGGATGGCTGGCCCCGGGCGGCCGGGCCTGTTTCGTTTACCCGGAGAAGCGGCGGGCGGACCTGCTGAAAGCGGCGGGGGAGAGCGGCCTCGAGCCGCGCCGCCTGCGGTTCGTCCATCCGAGGGAAGGCGAACCGGCCAACCTGTTCCTGATCGAGATGGGGCGCGCGGGGGCGGCGGGCGCGCCGACGGAGCTCATGCCGCCGCTCGTCCTCTTCGGCCCCGACGGCAAGTACACCGCCGCCGCCGAGGCCGTCTTCTCCGGTCCATAA
- a CDS encoding ankyrin repeat domain-containing protein, producing MSRSRPAGWIVLALGLGILPAFASARAGAGPADEPARRLCRAAREGRLDVVQAILRESPESVRGTDQFEYTALHWASLCGQAPVAKILLDAGAAIEARGGQEGRTPLGLSALRGREDILRALLARGASVNARDGLGRTAVHAACEGGQAGVLEILIGNGGSVDVPDKEGLTPLHLACQAGSESAARLLIDHGAAVDHAAGTGETPLHLAAWSGYGRLVELLLERGARMDSADSGGATALIRASRCGQVAVVRLLVAAGADTGVRDATGRTAADYARLFAFKELLAVLIDR from the coding sequence ATGAGCCGCTCGAGGCCGGCGGGTTGGATCGTCCTGGCGCTGGGACTTGGGATCCTGCCGGCCTTCGCGTCCGCCCGGGCCGGCGCCGGGCCGGCGGATGAACCGGCCAGGAGGCTGTGCCGGGCGGCGCGCGAAGGCCGGCTCGACGTCGTTCAGGCCATCCTGCGCGAGTCCCCCGAGAGCGTGCGCGGGACCGACCAGTTCGAATACACGGCCCTGCATTGGGCCTCCCTATGCGGCCAGGCGCCCGTCGCGAAGATCCTGCTGGACGCCGGGGCGGCGATCGAAGCCCGCGGCGGCCAGGAGGGACGGACGCCCCTCGGCCTGTCCGCCCTTCGCGGGCGCGAAGATATCCTCCGGGCCCTCCTGGCCCGGGGCGCGTCGGTCAACGCCAGGGACGGGCTCGGGCGGACGGCCGTTCACGCCGCCTGCGAGGGTGGGCAGGCCGGCGTGCTCGAGATCCTGATCGGGAACGGCGGGTCGGTCGACGTCCCCGACAAAGAAGGGCTGACCCCTCTGCACCTGGCCTGCCAGGCCGGCAGCGAGAGCGCCGCCCGCCTCCTGATCGATCACGGCGCGGCGGTGGACCACGCGGCCGGGACCGGCGAAACCCCGCTCCATCTCGCCGCCTGGTCCGGGTACGGCCGCCTGGTCGAACTCCTCCTCGAACGCGGGGCCCGCATGGACAGCGCGGACAGCGGAGGCGCGACGGCGCTTATCCGGGCTTCGCGCTGCGGGCAGGTCGCCGTCGTCCGGCTGCTCGTCGCCGCCGGCGCGGACACGGGCGTCCGGGACGCGACGGGGCGGACCGCCGCCGACTATGCCCGCCTGTTCGCATTCAAAGAGCTGCTCGCCGTCCTAATTGATCGCTGA